DNA sequence from the Paenibacillus azoreducens genome:
GCATCGCCCATGCGGTAGCACTGGAAATGGAGGATTAGACATGCAGTTTTTATGGGCATTTATCATTGGCGGGTTAATTTGCGTGATCGGGCAAATCATGATGGATGTGTTCAAACTGACCCCGGCGCATACGATGAGCACGCTGGTTGTGGCAGGTGCGGTGGCGGACGGTTTTGGCTTATACGATCCCCTTGTGAAATTTGCCGGAGCCGGAGCATCGGTACCGATAACTAGTTTCGGTAGTTCCCTTGTTCACGGAGCGCTGCAGGAGCTTAAAAGGGA
Encoded proteins:
- the spoVAE gene encoding stage V sporulation protein AE; its protein translation is MQFLWAFIIGGLICVIGQIMMDVFKLTPAHTMSTLVVAGAVADGFGLYDPLVKFAGAGASVPITSFGSSLVHGALQELKRDGWIGIVTGIFEVTSAGISAAIIFSFLAALLVRPRG